The following proteins are co-located in the Polymorphospora rubra genome:
- a CDS encoding class I SAM-dependent methyltransferase, translated as MDLGFSGEVARLYETYRRGYPAPVVDAIVDAFALSADDVAVDLGCGTGQLTLPLAARLRAVVGVDPEPDMLALARRAATHRDVGNVAWILGGDADVPAVGALLGAGSVGVVTVATALHWMDTGRLFPAVADLVRPGGGFAVVTNGRPLWLLDAPWSRELRAFLESWTGSDLSWGCGSDDTDQRRYREGLTAAGLTVSATSVAYPADLDLPGLVGELLTAFPASELPTGPDRERFAEGVGAAVGAGPFHQRVQVDLLSGRR; from the coding sequence ATGGATCTGGGGTTCAGCGGTGAGGTCGCACGACTCTACGAAACCTACCGGCGGGGTTATCCCGCCCCGGTCGTCGACGCGATAGTCGACGCGTTCGCGCTCTCGGCCGACGACGTCGCCGTCGACCTCGGCTGCGGCACGGGCCAGCTCACCCTGCCGCTGGCCGCCCGGCTCCGGGCCGTTGTCGGCGTCGATCCGGAGCCGGACATGCTCGCCCTCGCACGGCGGGCCGCCACGCATCGGGACGTAGGCAACGTGGCCTGGATTCTCGGCGGCGACGCCGACGTTCCCGCGGTCGGTGCGCTTCTCGGCGCCGGATCGGTCGGCGTGGTGACGGTGGCGACCGCACTGCACTGGATGGATACCGGGCGGCTGTTTCCGGCCGTGGCCGACCTGGTCCGGCCGGGCGGGGGATTCGCCGTCGTCACCAACGGCCGGCCACTGTGGCTGCTGGACGCGCCCTGGTCCCGGGAGCTGCGGGCCTTCCTCGAGTCGTGGACCGGGAGCGACCTGTCGTGGGGATGCGGCTCCGACGACACCGACCAGCGGCGCTACCGCGAGGGCCTGACCGCCGCCGGGCTGACCGTCTCGGCGACCTCGGTCGCGTACCCCGCCGACCTGGACCTGCCGGGCCTCGTCGGTGAACTGCTGACCGCGTTCCCGGCCTCGGAACTGCCGACCGGGCCGGACCGGGAGCGGTTCGCCGAAGGCGTCGGCGCGGCGGTCGGCGCCGGCCCGTTCCACCAGCGCGTCCAGGTCGACCTGCTCTCCGGTCGACGGTGA